From Neobacillus sp. PS2-9, the proteins below share one genomic window:
- a CDS encoding methyltransferase, producing the protein MEKILIEVFVPAIEKTFDVYIPPTLKMHEIEMLLSSAISELSSGYFAKSPDTVLCERKNGIIIDINKSASELGLQNGSNLMLI; encoded by the coding sequence ATGGAGAAAATTCTAATTGAGGTATTTGTGCCAGCAATCGAAAAAACCTTTGATGTATACATTCCTCCAACTCTTAAAATGCATGAAATCGAGATGTTGTTATCTAGTGCCATATCTGAATTATCTAGCGGTTATTTTGCAAAATCACCCGATACCGTGTTATGCGAAAGGAAAAATGGAATTATCATTGATATTAACAAATCAGCGAGTGAGCTCGGCTTACAAAACGGCTCAAACCTGATGTTAATATAA
- a CDS encoding WXG100 family type VII secretion target, which produces MGRKIVVDPAKLESASQKIDAQAADYERQYTKLFSEVDGMGSAWQGADNLAYVTQIKGFMDDFQAMVALMKQYSEFLKQAATVYRQTQSETINAAKKLTN; this is translated from the coding sequence TTGGGGAGGAAAATTGTAGTTGATCCGGCAAAACTCGAATCAGCTTCACAAAAAATTGATGCGCAAGCAGCTGATTATGAGCGCCAATACACCAAGCTTTTCAGTGAGGTCGATGGAATGGGTTCTGCATGGCAAGGAGCAGATAACCTTGCTTATGTTACGCAAATTAAAGGCTTTATGGACGATTTCCAAGCAATGGTCGCTCTCATGAAGCAATACTCAGAGTTTTTGAAGCAGGCTGCAACAGTATACAGACAAACGCAATCTGAAACAATTAATGCTGCGAAAAAACTAACCAATTAA